Proteins encoded by one window of Lycium barbarum isolate Lr01 chromosome 11, ASM1917538v2, whole genome shotgun sequence:
- the LOC132619813 gene encoding uncharacterized protein LOC132619813: MLHRHHKFFLIALLEPFQQSRHIEQYKRKLHMQSAVANCNGKIWILVADNIEVEVVRDTSQQVTLKLFFHEFNQAIVTSIVYTKCDASDRLELWYSIYNLANTVTIPWMVSGDFNAILNQEEKISGLPVNKNNAEDFAFCINSCELQEVNFKGSPFTWWNGRADNECIFERLERMLINSQFLNWFGHIEVEHLARIGSDHAPLLCSYGEVANNIPRLFKFHNFLTDHESFLDTVKQNWISYEHLDPFISFKINLKRLKGVLSRWSREVYGDDIFKQLVIGEEIVRMKEELFEEVPSPSNRCVLQCAHTEYKRYLNFEEEYWKQKVGVDWFDEGDRNTRFFHNLVKGRRKKLMINRIQESDGAWLEDETQMAAEAIKFYQTEFS; this comes from the coding sequence ATGCTACATAGGCATCATAAATTCTTTTTAATAGCATTGTTGGAGCCTTTCCAGCAATCTAGACACATTGAGCAATATAAGAGAAAGCTTCACATGCAGTCTGCAGTTGCTAATTGCAATGGGAAAATCTGGATTTTGGTTGCAGATAACATTGAGGTGGAAGTGGTACGTGACACCAGTCAACAAGTGACTTTGAAACTATTCTTTCATGAGTTTAATCAGGCTATTGTTACTTCTATTGTATATACTAAGTGTGATGCTTCAGATAGATTGGAATTGTGGTACAGTATTTACAACCTTGCCAATACAGTCACTATACCATGGATGGTTAGCGGGGATTTCAATGCTATTTTGAATCAAGAAGAAAAAATTAGTGGTTTGCCTGTTAACAAGAATAATGCTGAAGACTTTGCCTTTTGTATTAACTCTTGTGAATTACAGGAGGTTAATTTCAAGGGTAGtccttttacttggtggaatggaagagcTGATAATGAATGCATCTTTGAAAGACTAGAAAGAATGCTGATCAACTCTCAGTTTTTGAACTGGTTTGGTCATATTGAAGTTGAGCATTTGGCTAGGATAGGGTCTGATCATGCACCGCTTCTGTGTTCTTATGGGGAAGTAGCCAATAATATCCCTAGACTTTTCAAGTTTCATAATTTCTTGACAGATCATGAATCTTTCCTTGATACTGTCAAGCAGAATTGGATCTCCTATGAGCATCTTGACCCTTTTATTAGTTTTAAAATCAATCTTAAAAGGTTAAAGGGTGTTTTGTCAAGATGGAGTAGGGAAGTTTATGGTGATGACATATTCAAGCAGTTGGTCATCGGAGAGGAGATTGTCAGAATGAAGGAAGAACTATTTGAAGAAGTTCCTTCACCTTCTAATAGGTGTGTTCTCCAGTGTGCTCACACTGAATATAAAAGATATTTGAATTTTGAGGAGGAATATTGGAAGCAAAAAGTAGGTGTAGATTGGTTTGATGAAGGTGACAGGAATACCAGATTCTTTCATAATCTAGTCAAGGGTAGAAGGAAAAAGTTGATGATTAACAGGATTCAAGAAAGTGATGGTGCCTGGTTAGAGGATGAAACTCAAATGGCTGCTGAGGCTATTAAGTTTTATCAGACTGAATTTTCATAG